Proteins from a genomic interval of Clostridium scatologenes:
- a CDS encoding pyrimidine/purine nucleoside phosphorylase: MFKTNEYFEGKVKSIAFNTAEGPATIGVMAIGEYEFGTSTIEIMTVTSGSMCIKLPESEEWKQFKQNETFTVAANKKFGVKVEEETAYLCLYK; this comes from the coding sequence ATGTTTAAAACAAATGAATACTTTGAGGGAAAAGTGAAGTCCATAGCATTTAATACAGCAGAAGGTCCTGCAACTATAGGGGTTATGGCAATAGGAGAATATGAATTTGGAACTTCAACTATAGAAATTATGACAGTAACCAGTGGGAGTATGTGTATAAAGCTTCCAGAAAGTGAAGAGTGGAAGCAATTTAAACAAAATGAAACTTTTACTGTAGCAGCAAATAAAAAATTTGGGGTAAAAGTAGAAGAAGAAACAGCATATCTTTGCTTATACAAATAA
- a CDS encoding class I SAM-dependent methyltransferase: MEISNFIKQYIKNPKIVGAIAPSSEKLAYRMVEDIDFLNASCIVEYGPGTGVFTEKILNRKKDSTIFIAIEYNIDFYKILKDKFKDKTNFILINDSAENLRECLDKYSIDKVDYIVSGLPFASLPYDMSKKILSVTKEILKDKGEFITFQYTLFKMKLFRAYFDKIKIKKVLLNLPPAYVLKCKN; encoded by the coding sequence ATGGAAATTAGTAATTTTATAAAGCAATATATAAAAAATCCTAAAATAGTGGGGGCTATAGCACCGAGCTCGGAGAAATTAGCATATAGGATGGTTGAGGACATTGATTTTTTAAATGCTTCTTGCATTGTTGAATATGGACCAGGAACAGGGGTTTTTACAGAAAAAATATTAAATAGAAAAAAGGATAGCACTATATTTATAGCTATAGAATATAATATAGATTTTTATAAAATCCTAAAAGATAAATTTAAAGATAAGACAAATTTCATACTTATAAATGATTCAGCAGAGAACTTGAGAGAATGTTTAGATAAGTATAGTATTGATAAGGTTGACTATATAGTTTCAGGTCTTCCATTTGCAAGCTTACCATATGATATGAGCAAAAAAATATTATCAGTTACAAAAGAAATATTAAAAGATAAAGGAGAGTTTATAACTTTTCAATATACTTTATTTAAAATGAAGCTTTTTAGAGCATATTTTGATAAAATCAAAATAAAAAAGGTACTTTTAAATTTGCCACCAGCTTATGTTTTAAAGTGTAAAAACTAG